The segment TTTCAACTGAAGGTCTATGATATGAGGATGATTTGGCTTAACTTTCTGCTGGTAATGTTCATATTACAAGGAGGCATCAATTTTTTATCATCCAAATATTAATGCACATAAGTTTAAATATAAATAAAACAGGTAAGGGTAAAtgattttcttttgcttttttcATAAAAATTAATCTAAGTCTAGCTAAAACTTGTCCATCTGTTTAAAAAACGCTGCTCACTTCCTGATTCCACAGTGGAAGGGTAGATTTGGctgaatgagtgtaaaatgaaaggtaagtacatacgaacatacatacgAAAAACCTTTGGACTACAGCAGTTTCAGCATTACTGAAGAGGTGTTACTCAACAAGGTTTGTACTTTATAATGGAGATTACGTAGAATCATAGGTCCCAATATTTAGGGGGTGGATACAGTGTGGAAGTTGAAAATGGCCAAAAATCCAGCAAGGCTGAAAGCAGCGATCCTGCCATAGGATCTCATTAACATGTTTTGGATCCATATGTGCAAAGCAAAATTGTCCTCATCTCCCTTAGGCTCGTTTACCAATTAAATTCCATGGCACAGAAACCAGCCATTTGGCTTAAAATGTCTATGCCAGTTTTTAAgcttcacatgagcctcctcccacccttcttcaccTAAACCTATCAGCAAAATCTTCTATTCTTCCTCCCTCATGTGTTTCTAGCGTTCCCTAAAATGCATTTGCTATTTGTCTTGGCCTCTCCATGTGGTAGCGAgtttccacatcctaaccattctctgggtaaacaAGTTCCTCCTGAATCTTCAGTTAGATTTATTAGTGATGAGCTTTTACTTATGGCCCTTAGTTCCGGACACCCTTACAAGTGGAAACTTTtttctctatgtctaccctatcaaacctttaaatctgtatcctctggttatttgtcaatggaaacagtttctccctttttgCTCCATCAATACCCCTCATAACTTTAAACACCTCAATAGATAGctcttaattaattaattaatcccaGCTTCTCGAGTCTCCACATAATTGCTTCCATCATTCGGCTAAATATCCTTTCCATCCTCTCCAAGATTTGTACCTAGACTTCAGAAGGGAagataattgtgcaaagatttttgtttattcatttataagatgtgggcattgctgactaggccagcatttattgcccatccctaatcacccttgagaaggaagtggtgagctgccttcttgaagcactgcggtccctgtggtgtaggtgcacccacagtgttgttagggagggagttccaggattttcacccagtgacagtgaaggaacggcgacatatttccaagtcaagatggccagtggcttggaggggaacttccaggtagtggtgtttccatgtgtcagctgcccttatccttctagacggtagaggttgtaggtttggaagatgctgcctaagggggcttggtgaggtcctgcagtgcatcttgtagatggtacacgctgctgccactgtgtgtcggtggtggagggagtgaatgtttgtggatgaggtgccaatcaagcgggctgctctgtcctggacggtgtcacgcgtcttgagtgttgttggagctgcactcatccaggcaagtggggagtttccatcacactcctaacttgtaccttgtagatggtggacaggcgttggggactcaggaggtgagttactcgctccagaatttccaacctctgacctgcgcttgtagccacagtatttatatagctagtccagttcagtttctgggcaatggtaacctccaggatgttgatagtgggggattcagcgatggtaatgccagtgaatgtcaaagggcgatggttagattctctcttggtagTTCCTTAGAAAGAAAGGAAATGAAAATATTTTTTGTGCGTTAGAAGGGAATATTTTTGACAGGTTTTCAGAATGTAGTTTTGAAGGAAGTATGCTTAAAATGGTTCAAAAGTGCACTTTAGTAGAGAATATACTCAATAAGTTTTGCACAGGGGGATGGGGTGAGCGAAGTTGACTTGGATTCGGATATGGGCaccagagttttagatgagctcaagtttgAAGGTTGGATGTTAGGAACCACGGCCAGTCCAGCCTTGGAATAGTCGAGCCTGTAGGTACAAAAGCATGATTGacgtttcagcagcagatgggttgAGGGAATGACAGAAATATTGGTGAAATTGAGCTTGCAGTCTTCGTGATGGCATCAGAAAGTGAACTGAGGATCAAATAGAATGCTAAGATTGTGCCTGAGAGAATGGCTTATCAGGGTCATAGGATCCAGGGCAAGGGAATGGAGTTGTGATGGAAGCCAAGaacaatggcttcagccttcccaatagttaattggaggaaattcagCTTGTCCAGGACTGAATGTCCGAAAGGCAGGCTAACAATACCAAGTCAGCGGAGatgtcgagagaggtggtggtgagggaaagCTGAGTATCATTCAGATGATGTTCCCAAGGGGCAGCTTATTGATAGGAAGTAAGGACGTTGTAATGTAACTTCAAGGGGGCATACCTAAAATTGCTGTCCATTGCTATCCATATCAAGACAGGGTGTGAGGCATAACCCCATGTATTCTGTAGACAGAACAGATAAGCAGATCTTCTATATAGCCACCCAGTTACCATACTATAtgtatagtcttatcttcaaataaagaacgcACATTATTGCTCTACCAATCCTTGTTGTAAGATTGGTACGTTTGTGCTAAACAGAAGAACACAATAAGTGGGGGCTAAGGATAGTCTTGGGGGTCCTCAGAACTATTGATGTAGAGCTTGCAAGAAGAGCGATTGCAGGAGATTCTCTGCTTAGGACTGGATAACGGAGTGCCACCAGGTGAGGGCAGTTCAACTcagcaagacaacagagaagagCCATTGGAGGAGTTTGGAGAGGTTGTCCATGCCAGCAGTTACTGAGAAGCTGAGAAAGACGAGGAAGGAAAATGCACAGTCAGTTTCCTTTGTTGAGTTTATACTGGTTATAGAACTCCAGTGATATTCCTAGAGGGATAATCCTTAGGCGCTAGAAATTCCACTTGAAACAGACGGGAGCTCATAAGCACCTGCAAATCAGGGTCGCAGAACATCACAGGTGTGATTTCTTCACCTTACCCCTTGACATTGATAATTTGTTATTGGTTGCAGCTCTGGCCCACAAACCATGGGCAGTAGAAGTTTTAAGATGGCCACTTCAAATGCTATTGAAAGGGATCTGCAGTTTCTTCCCTTCTAAACCATTCTTGCAACCCTTGTCAAGTTAATATCATTCAAAAATATGCAAACAAACATTGTGAAGTCTCTTCCCTTGAAAGTATACACTCAAAAACTGTCAAATTGTTTTGTACTGTTGCAGAAGGGAAGGCAATCAGCAAGAAATTGTATTTGCTAAGGTTTGTATTTGACAAGGTTTGTTAGTACACTTCAGAAGAGGAGATACTTTGCATGGAATTTCTGTGTACTTTATAAGGGAAGGTACTTAGAAACAAAGGACTTagaagcaggggtaggccatttgacccttcgaatctgctccaccattcaacaggatcatggctgatctggttatggtttcagctccacttttctgtctgcccccataacccttgactcccttgtctagcaaaaatctatctaaaTCAGCTTTGAACAAATTTAAAGACCCAGACTCCACTACCTTCTAGCGAAgggaattccacattctaatgaCCCTCtcagaggaaaaatttctcctcatctatatCTCAAAGGGGAAGCCTCATACTCTTAATCTAGGCTCCTGAGTTCTagtttccccacaagaggaaacagcctccaGCGATCTACCCTATCCAGTGccctcaaaatcttatatgtttcagtatgatcacctttcattcttccaaactccaatgtgtacagacctaacctgttcagccttttttcataagataagcccttcatcccaggaatgagatgAGTGGACCTTCTCTAAACtgtttctaacacaattatatcctttttcaaataaggagaccaatacagtGCACAATataccagggcctgaatttttcaggcggcgggcgggcttggtgggagtgggcgggggtaGTCACagagctgatcgcgggtggcgatcagctccgcactgccattttacatgggctggccaattaagctcagcgctacctgtgcgggcggggggaggagggagagtcggggccagtgatctttcacgcatgcgtgcaaaagagcgcagcaatctccctgaggcacggagctgcctcagggagattgaattgctATAAAGATCATTAAATACATGGATTAAAAATgtgtttaaacatgtcccctcatgcgactgtgtcacatgagatggggcatatTTTTATAGTTAGGAAAAGTTTTTCATTTTATTAATAAAGGCTTGAGGAAaccctcatcccgctcgtggataaggtttcctaaaaaaacgtgaaggccgtttggcctttttgcctgcccaccaacatcgtgagacagcgcgatgacatcgggacacatgcccgacgtcatcgcccATCAGTTTACGTGTCAGCAAgtcaggcctgcccccgcacactgactggaaaatcctgccccagatgtggtctcaccaaggccctgtacagctgcaataaaacttgcctacttttatattccattcctcttgcaataaatgacattgcatttgccttcctaatcacttgctgattAACCTTACTTGACAAGGTTTGTACATCATCATTAGAATGCAAGATATTAACCAATGATTTCCAAAAGTTTCGGTGAGTTCTTTAGAAGGGAAGATACTTAACAATGTTTTCCATAGATTTTATAAGGGAAGGTACTTAAGAACGTTTGTGCCATGTTTAGAAGCTATATTCGATTTTAATAACCATTATAAAAATGTTTCGCAAAGAAGTTAAGAGATTTATTTTCTGTTCTCATCCAGGAATGGTTACACAAGGCTGTGTCTAAAGAGTCCAACTATGTCGACTGCAGAACCTGAGTTGTTTACTGACTACTATGATTATAATGAAACTGATCATGACCTTGTTTACTTGTGTGAGAATCATGAGACCAACTTATTTGGAGCCAAGTTTACGCCAGTCTGGTACAGCATATCCTTCATTCTTAGCCTGGTTGGGAATGCTCTGGTTCTGTGGGTCCTGGTGAGATATGAGAAGCTGAGCTGTGTAACAGACATCTTTATCCTGAATCTCGTCGCCTCTGATTTGCTTTTTGCCTTCTCTCTCCCGTTCTGGGCTGTGGATCATACATCTGGATGGATCTTTGGCAAGGCCATGTGCAAAATAATGAGTGCAATTTTTTTCATTGCCTACTACAGTGGGATCATGCTGTTGACATTGATGACTGTCGACCGATACTTCACAGTAGTCCATCCTGTGTTTTCTTTCAGAATCAGAAAGATCTCTCATGCTGTAACAGCTAGCTTAgttgtttggggagttagcatCTCAGTTACAATCCCTGAGATGATCTTCTCTGATATTGAAGTTAACTGGGAAGAAAGCTTCTCCTGTGTAAGTAGGTACCCACCCGAGAGTGCGCATATATGGTCACTGTTAGGGTATTATCAGCAAAATCTCTTATTCTTCTTATTCCCCTTTGCTGTTATTGTGTTCTGTTACTGTAGAATTCTCAACACGGTCATTAGGTGTAAAGCGAGGAAGAAACACAAAACAGTGAAAGTTATCTTGTGTATTGTGGTGGTGTTCTTTCTGTGTTGGGCGCCTTACAATGTAGTCATCTTCCTGTTCTCTTTGGTCGAACTCCAAGTCCCAGAGTTCTTAACCTGTGAGATGAATAACCATCTGACCTACGCGTTTTACATTTCCCGGAGCATCGCTTACTGCCACTGCTGTCTCAACCCCTTCTTTTATGCTTTTGCGGGTACAAGGTTCAGGAAACATTTAACCAAGATAGCGAGTAAACATTTTCCTTACAAAGGGATCTATAAGcaacccaaatacagacacagAAGTCATCATCTGAGTAGTTCAAATGAGTATTCCAATGCTTCTACATTTTGCACAAGTTATCTTTAATTTGTTCATAAGCCATTGCAAAATAGAACCAGTCATTTATAGAGTGAGATTCAATTCAGCCATTTACACCATGAGATTAATCCAATCAATTCATTTTGTGTGAGATAGATTGAATAGAAACATTTAGTGTGGGAGAGATCCAATCCCATCATTTATTTTGAGATGAACCCAATCCAAGCATCTACAATGTGCAATAACAACAAGAGCAACTTGCATTTTCATAGCACAATTAACAGCAACAgcatgtatttatatagcacctttaatgtcccAAGGTCTTTCTCAAATGCATTTTTAATCAAAATTTGGCACAAACCACAAAAGCaattattaggataggtgacaaaaagctttgtcaaagaggtaggttttaaggaagagACAGAGGTAAAAAACATAGCGATATagaaaggaaattccagagttaagGACTAGGCAACTGAAAACACCGCCACTAATGACAGAgtgaagaaaatgaagaaaatagtTTCAGTccagccatttacagtgagatgaATCCAATTAAACACTTAAGACAGTGATAATCACTCATGTTAGCCATTTACAATTCAAGATATATCCATTCAAACCCTTTACAGTGTGAGGTACACCCAAATGAGCATTTTACAGTGTGAGATAATCCAACGGTTGCATATTTAGGACAGCCATAAATATCTTATTGTGTTCAGGATCAACGTGTTTTCAGGAGTTACCTACacttacatggactgcagccattcaagaaggcatctcaccgaCACTTCCTAAAGGGCAAAGACCAAATGTACAATATTGCTGAGCTGTCTTTATCCAGCAACTTAGTTACTCCCTCAGAAAATTCAACTAGGTTGGTGAGTCATGACTTTCTTTTCTAGAAGCCACGTTCTGAGTCTTTGATAACACCTAGTCTGACTGAGATACTGGGCATCTCGGATAATCCCTTCGAACAATTTCCCAATAACTGAGGTTAAGTTAATGGGCCTATGGTTCCCCGGTTCTTACTTGTTGCCCTTTATAAATATAGGTACTACATTAGCCTTCCCACCAATCCATCTACAATAGCACAATCAAGGGATCCAACAATACCATGCTCTTGTAATGTGAACTGGATTTTTGTGTAGTTTGCATGTGTGAATGTAAGCAAATGCTTGGCTATATGAGTTGATATAAATCGTTAAGCCTCATTATTTCACAGCAAGTAAATAAACAGAGCTGCAACTATTTCAATAAAAACCACTTGTCTTCATGTAACAATAGACACCTTATGCTCTCCTATGTCTTACTGCATTTAAACAGCCTAATTCCTTGCATTCTGTCATTTAACCTGGCAGAATGCTCTGCAGTCTACTGTCTTTCACATCCCATAGTCTGAGTTAGGATTGGAACTATCCCATCCCACTCAACCGCAGAATCCACCCTACCTTCACAAACATCCCTGCTGAATTCAGATAGAGTTGTCACAGTAGAAATAGGTACAAAAAATCACTAGAATGTTGAACTATCTTTTATTGTCTATAGCACACTGAATCAATTGTCCCTTTTGAATTTTAATCCTTAATTGCAAACCTTGCTGTCCCACCAATTTAGTAACTTGAAAGCTAAGTTTATTTCAGAAGAACTATTTGAACACATACTACAGGATGAAGGATGTCAGAATGATTTAAACCCCAATCTAGAGACTTGAGAAGGTAATTTTGGGTGATATTTCAGTGTTGTACTGGAGTAGTGCTCCACTGTTATCTTATTAAAGCACACTTTATCTCATTAAACTGTAGATTAACTTTTTCTTGACACTTCATCTACATTTATTTCATTTGGCAATATTTCTTTAACACTATGATATTTCATTAACCATTCATAACTGTTCACAATCTCACTAACTGTATATTTTCTCATTAACCTTGAGTATGTATGTTAACAGTTATCCTTACAACATTAACTTGTTATTTAATTAATTGTACATTATCTCAAGTTATATGTTATTTGATTGAGCCATTTATTATCTTATTAATTGCATTACTTCATTATGTTGCACATTGTCTCATTAAAATTCACATTTGCTTATGAACTAAATGTTGCCTTATTCAACAGCACTTGACACCATTAACTTATAATTAAGTTAAGTAGGTATCATTTCATCAAACTGAACATTATCTCATCAGTTGTATGTTTTCTCATTAATTATACTTCATCGAACTGCCCCTTGTTTCATTCATCTACACATCATAGCATTACATCTTAGTTACCTCATTACTTTTACATTATCTCATCTTCAACAACAATAATCAGCTTTCATTTAAATAGAACCATAGCATAAGAAAATGCCcagaaggcacttcacaggggtgTAATGAGTCAAAGATTGGCACCAAA is part of the Carcharodon carcharias isolate sCarCar2 chromosome 3, sCarCar2.pri, whole genome shotgun sequence genome and harbors:
- the LOC121275634 gene encoding chemokine XC receptor 1-like; translated protein: MSTAEPELFTDYYDYNETDHDLVYLCENHETNLFGAKFTPVWYSISFILSLVGNALVLWVLVRYEKLSCVTDIFILNLVASDLLFAFSLPFWAVDHTSGWIFGKAMCKIMSAIFFIAYYSGIMLLTLMTVDRYFTVVHPVFSFRIRKISHAVTASLVVWGVSISVTIPEMIFSDIEVNWEESFSCVSRYPPESAHIWSLLGYYQQNLLFFLFPFAVIVFCYCRILNTVIRCKARKKHKTVKVILCIVVVFFLCWAPYNVVIFLFSLVELQVPEFLTCEMNNHLTYAFYISRSIAYCHCCLNPFFYAFAGTRFRKHLTKIASKHFPYKGIYKQPKYRHRSHHLSSSNEYSNASTFCTSYL